In Streptomyces longhuiensis, the following proteins share a genomic window:
- a CDS encoding DUF6233 domain-containing protein, producing the protein MSELPPDLPRLRTLETWLVLSLDRVRRKIAEAEQQEAEKQRGERDRPPAPDWLIEMGLGGRAPVYVHVGGCHMAGKRSRGVTNDQARRALWEQVPACPHCDPDGVLGVLD; encoded by the coding sequence ATGTCCGAACTGCCACCCGACCTGCCAAGGCTCCGCACGCTGGAGACATGGCTCGTGCTGTCCCTGGACAGGGTGCGCCGCAAGATCGCGGAGGCGGAGCAGCAGGAGGCCGAGAAGCAGCGCGGCGAACGGGACCGGCCACCGGCCCCCGACTGGCTGATCGAGATGGGGCTCGGCGGACGCGCCCCTGTGTACGTGCACGTCGGCGGCTGCCACATGGCGGGCAAGCGGTCGCGAGGCGTCACGAACGACCAAGCGCGCCGCGCGCTGTGGGAACAGGTACCGGCCTGCCCGCACTGCGACCCCGACGGGGTGCTCGGAGTGCTGGACTGA
- a CDS encoding helix-turn-helix domain-containing protein, whose translation MTRDAHLNELGEFLKARRAELSPRTVGLPERGGPRRVAGLRREEVAQLASISTDYYTRLEQGRIQASAPVLGTLARVLHLDDDQRDYLFGLAGKSPGRTRTRTRQKVQPQLQRLLDDLNATPAVVMGRRMDVLAWNALAAALVTDFGRIPEKQRNYVRIIFTDPAMRTLYADWETVARTSVAQLRMEAAKYPDDPRLTALVGELSVQDPHFRQWWAAHHVATLRVGTKVLHHPVAGDLTLDWDTLTASTDPDQQLVVWTAEVGTPSHDGLRILASWAADHPEAASERAR comes from the coding sequence ATGACCCGCGACGCACACCTCAATGAGCTGGGTGAGTTCCTCAAGGCCCGGCGCGCAGAGCTCAGCCCCCGCACGGTCGGGCTGCCCGAAAGAGGTGGGCCGCGGCGCGTGGCGGGGCTGCGCAGGGAAGAGGTCGCGCAGCTGGCCTCGATCAGCACCGACTACTACACCCGCCTGGAGCAGGGGCGCATACAGGCGTCGGCGCCCGTCCTCGGCACGCTGGCGCGCGTCCTGCACCTCGACGACGATCAGCGCGACTACCTGTTCGGGCTGGCGGGGAAGAGCCCCGGTCGGACCCGGACGCGCACGCGGCAGAAGGTCCAGCCGCAATTGCAGCGCCTTCTGGACGACCTGAATGCCACCCCGGCCGTTGTGATGGGCCGGCGTATGGACGTTCTCGCGTGGAATGCGCTCGCTGCCGCACTGGTCACGGATTTCGGCCGGATCCCGGAGAAGCAGCGCAATTACGTCCGGATCATTTTCACCGACCCGGCGATGAGGACCTTGTACGCGGACTGGGAGACGGTCGCGCGTACCAGTGTTGCGCAGCTGCGCATGGAAGCCGCCAAGTATCCCGACGATCCGCGGCTGACGGCTCTGGTCGGTGAACTGTCGGTGCAGGACCCGCACTTCCGTCAGTGGTGGGCCGCCCATCACGTCGCCACGCTGCGGGTGGGGACCAAGGTGCTCCACCATCCCGTCGCCGGTGACCTCACGCTCGACTGGGACACCCTGACGGCGAGCACCGACCCCGACCAGCAACTCGTGGTCTGGACTGCCGAGGTCGGCACGCCCAGCCATGACGGATTGCGCATTCTCGCGTCCTGGGCGGCGGATCACCCGGAGGCCGCCTCGGAACGGGCGCGCTGA
- a CDS encoding MFS transporter produces the protein MPVMPQLMPEAGPRRVIAASNFVNTVGSGLYLTAGVLYFTQDVRLPATQVGLGLGVAGFASLVLGIAAGHLADRRGARGVYAATIVVQALATAGFALVDSFWPFVLAVCAATGAQAAGRAARSPLIRHFGGDRPQEYRAYLRAVTNIGISLGALLAGWALQVGTHTAYQLLVIGNAIAFGASAAILLLLPPVAPEPTAAGPRWIALRDRPYLLLTALDGIMAIQFKVLTVAIPLWLVVATSAPHWLISGTMLVNTVIVIALQVRASRTINSPAAGGGAYRRAGVAFLVSCSLISLSAGVPAWAAVTLLMVAVVVHTVGELWHSAAGFEVSFALAPDRATGQYLGVFGLGAGLADALGPSLLIALCITWGRPGWYVVGALFTVTGLAAPFAVRWAERPAPAREMSLETVRPVSQV, from the coding sequence ATGCCCGTCATGCCCCAGCTGATGCCCGAAGCGGGACCCCGACGCGTCATCGCCGCATCGAACTTCGTCAACACCGTCGGCAGCGGCCTCTACCTGACCGCCGGAGTCCTGTACTTCACCCAGGACGTCCGTCTCCCCGCGACGCAGGTGGGGCTCGGACTCGGTGTCGCCGGCTTCGCCTCGCTCGTCCTGGGCATAGCCGCGGGCCACCTCGCGGACAGGCGTGGAGCGCGCGGCGTCTACGCGGCGACCATCGTCGTGCAGGCGCTGGCGACGGCGGGCTTCGCCCTGGTGGACAGCTTCTGGCCGTTCGTCCTGGCCGTCTGTGCCGCGACCGGGGCGCAAGCGGCGGGGCGGGCCGCACGCAGCCCGCTCATCAGGCACTTCGGCGGGGACCGGCCACAGGAGTACCGCGCCTACCTCCGGGCCGTGACCAACATCGGCATCTCCCTCGGCGCGCTGCTGGCCGGCTGGGCCCTCCAGGTGGGCACCCACACCGCGTACCAGCTCCTCGTGATCGGCAACGCGATCGCCTTCGGCGCCTCCGCGGCCATCCTGCTCCTGCTGCCGCCGGTCGCTCCGGAACCCACGGCCGCCGGACCCCGCTGGATCGCGCTGCGGGACCGGCCCTACCTCCTCCTCACGGCACTCGACGGCATCATGGCGATCCAGTTCAAGGTGCTCACCGTGGCCATTCCGCTGTGGCTGGTCGTCGCCACGAGCGCACCGCACTGGCTCATCTCGGGCACGATGCTCGTCAACACCGTCATCGTCATCGCCCTTCAAGTGCGGGCCAGCCGCACGATCAACTCCCCGGCAGCGGGTGGCGGCGCGTACCGGCGGGCAGGCGTGGCCTTCCTCGTCTCCTGCTCGCTGATCTCGCTGTCCGCGGGTGTCCCGGCGTGGGCCGCCGTGACGCTCCTCATGGTCGCGGTGGTGGTCCACACGGTCGGCGAACTGTGGCACTCCGCCGCGGGGTTCGAGGTGTCCTTCGCCCTCGCCCCCGACCGGGCCACCGGCCAGTACCTCGGCGTGTTCGGTCTGGGCGCGGGCCTGGCGGACGCGCTCGGACCCAGCCTGCTGATCGCGCTCTGCATCACGTGGGGCAGGCCCGGCTGGTACGTCGTCGGCGCCCTGTTCACCGTCACCGGACTGGCGGCCCCCTTCGCCGTCCGCTGGGCTGAACGGCCCGCGCCCGCACGGGAGATGTCTCTCGAAACGGTGCGGCCTGTCTCTCAGGTCTGA